Proteins encoded by one window of Arachis ipaensis cultivar K30076 chromosome B04, Araip1.1, whole genome shotgun sequence:
- the LOC107638265 gene encoding homogentisate solanesyltransferase, chloroplastic, producing MVIHCICDCKSVMLCHIQLPMKLSTFQSTSLRAHPSIATSNCNSSYSIKTPTTKFAPKASTLCLKFSRNSHSTLRYHDRRLSNRPTSITACTHVGAAGSDRPFADKVSEFKDACWRFLRPHTIRGTALGSFALVARALIENSNLIKWSLLFKAFSGLFALICGNGYIVGINQIYDISIDKVNKPYLPIAAGDLSVQSAWLLVAFFAAAGLLIVGLNFGPLIFSLYTLGLFLGTIYSVPPLRMKRFPIAAFLIIATVRGFLLNFGVYYATRAALGLAFEWSSPVVFITTFVTLFALVIAITKDLPDVEGDRKYQISTLATKLGVRNIAFLGCGILLMNYIGSILAAIYMPQAFRQWLLIPAHMIFASCLIFQAWVLEKANYTKEAISGFYRFIWNLFYAEYAIFPFI from the exons ATGGTGATCCATTGTATCTGTGATTGCAAAAGTGTTATGCTTTGCCATATTCAGCTCCCCATGAAGCTCTCAACCTTTCAATCAACTTCACTTCGTGCTCATCCCTCAATTGCCACCTCCAACTGCAACTCCTCCTACTCCATCAAAACACCCACCACCAAGTTTGCTCCAAAGGCTTCTACTTTGTGCTTAAAATTTTCCAGAAACAGCCATTCAACTCTACGATATCATGACAGAAGACTCTCGAATAGACCCACTTCCATCACG GCTTGTACCCATGTTGGAGCTGCTGGATCAGATCGTCCATTTGCAGACAAAGTTTCAGAATTCAAAGATGCATGTTGGAGATTTTTAAGGCCACATACTATACGCGGCACAGCACTAGGTTCTTT TGCTTTGGTGGCAAGAGCATTGATTGAAAACTCAAATCTGATAAAGTGGTCTCTTCTGTTCAAAGCATTCTCTGGTCTTTTTGCCCTGATTTGTGGGAATGGTTATATAGTTGGAATCAATCAAATCTATGACATTAGCATTGACAA GGTAAACAAACCTTATTTACCTATAGCTGCTGGAGATCTTTCAGTCCAATCTGCATGGCTATTAGTTGCATTTTTTGCTGCTGCTGGCTTGTTGATTGTTGGATTGAACTTTGGGCCCTTAATATTTTCACTTTACACGCTTGGCCTTTTTCTCGGCACCATCTATTCCGTTCCTCCATTAAGAATGAAACGTTTTCCTATTGCAGCATTTCTTATTATTGCCACG GTCCGAGGTTTTCTACTTAACTTTGGCGTGTACTATGCCACTAGAGCTGCCCTCGGACTTGCATTTGAGTGGAG CTCACCTGTGGTTTTCATCACTACATTTGTAACATTGTTTGCATTGGTAATTGCTATAACGAAAGATCTTCCAGATGTTGAGGGGGATCGCAA GTATCAGATATCAACCCTTGCGACAAAACTTGGTGTACGGAACATTGCTTTCCTTGGTTGTGGAATCTTGCTAATGAACTATATTGGTTCAATATTGGCAGCAATTTATATGCCACAG GCTTTCAGGCAATGGTTACTGATACCAGCTCATATGATTTTTGCATCCTGCTTGATTTTCCAG GCATGGGTATTAGAAAAAGCAAATTATACCAAG GAAGCAATTTCAGGGTTCTATCGATTTATATGGAATCTATTTTATGCTGAGTACGCCATATTTCCTTTCATCTAG
- the LOC107635800 gene encoding kinesin-like protein KIN-12B, whose protein sequence is MSRSKLLVVRDASAAELPKQRPSNSRKHKPSKENDPPSDPNIFAVAASDSKPSPAKLKSPLPPRPPSSNPLKRKLSADAFADNSVPTGSSDSGVRVVVRMRPLCKDKDEEDPIVQKISDDSVSINGQTFTFDSVADMEATQLDIFEHVGVPLVENCLAGFNSSVFAYGQTGSGKTYTMWGPANALSEENAASEQRGLTPRVFERLFARINEEQTKHSDKQLSYQCHCSFLEIYNEQITDLLDPNQRNLQIREDVKSGVYVENLTEEQVSTMKDVTRLLIKGFTNRRVGATSINSESSRSHTVFTCVVEFRCKSSVDGTSRFKTSRINLVDLAGSERQKLTGAAGERLKEAGNINRSLSQLGNLINILAEISQTGKQRHIPYRDSRLTFLLQESLGGNAKLAMICAISPAQSCRSETFSTLRFAQRAKAIKNKAVVNEVMQEDVNQLREVIRQLRDELHRIKANGYNPSDSSGGHSAAWIRRSLNLLQSSLSRPLQLSRVDEDGDEEMEIDEEGVRDHDAVSCSATMLDNCNLAQNDKEQDMGESVGDFTGFSAPKTSSDSPSATMDCVTPDSLSIVPCDSSPLLKSPTLSISPRLSSGRKSLRMSSVVSPSENDLDVESEMGIKTGNQKSSSAAFSTQTDPNFLSKTENLAASIRHGLEILDGHRRSAALRHSSYRFSLLPRESRLVVPANRVDVGVQTFLDDTVKEDSSVFTCSNCKNRMQVDADEADNNSNLQLVPVDCPNSSLELVPVDNLGSADKSKKHVLKAVEKVLAGSIRREMALEEFCAKQNYELMQLNRLVQQYKHERECNAIVAQTREDKILRLESLMDGVLPSEDFMDEEHLALVHEHKLLKEKFKNHPEVLKMQIELKRVRDELEQYQSFYKLGEREVLMEEIQSLRSQLQFYVDSSSQSGRKQYPLLQLTSSSQPRLSATLTAIPESTDEKAETDEIPESTGEERAEANEIPASSEESSEAILERERIKWTEAESRWICLSEELRAELESNRLLAEKRKQELDAERKCSEELQEAMHMAIEGHARLLEQYADLEEKHIQLLARHRNMQQGIEDVKKAASRAGVRGAESKFINALAAEISALKAEREKERRILRDENRGLQSQLKDTAEAMQAAGELLLRLKEAEEAVTTAQKRTMDAELEATKAYKQMEKLKKKHEKEISELNIQLKETRAKELMRPAYDDDIVMPIYDEPHSSSVHDLEHFDNTEDGEFEKLAEPSWFSGYDRCNI, encoded by the exons ATGTCTCGTTCA AAACTTCTGGTGGTAAGGGACGCTTCCGCCGCGGAGCTCCCCAAACAGAGGCCGAGCAACTCTCGCAAGCACAAACCCTCAAAAGAGAACGACCCTCCCTCAGATCCCAATATTTTCGCTGTCGCTGCTTCCGATTCAAAGCCTTCGCCGGCCAAATTGAAGAGCCCCCTGCCTCCAAGACCTCCTTCTTCCAATCCACTGAAGAGGAAGCTCAGCGCCGATGCTTTTGCTGACAACTCGGTCCCCACCGGATCCTCCGATTCCGGCGTTAGG GTTGTTGTGAGGATGAGGCCACTGTGCAAGGACAAGGATGAAGAGGATCCTATAGTTCAGAAGATCTCTGATGATTCGGTGTCGATCAATGGCCAGACTTTCACCTTTGATTCGGTTGCAGATATGGAAGCTACGCAG CTGGATATTTTCGAGCATGTTGGGGTGCCTCTGGTTGAGAATTGCTTGGCTGGTTTCAATAGTTCAGTGTTTGCTTATGGACAG actgGGAGTGGAAAGACTTATACAATGTGGGGTCCTGCTAATGCTTTATCGGAGGAAAATGCAGCCAGCGAACAACGGGGTCTTACACCCCGTGTCTTTGAGAGACTATTTGCACGCATAAATGAA GAGCAAACTAAGCATTCAGACAAACAACTCAGCTACCAGTGCCACTGCTCTTTTCTTGAG ATATACAATGAACAAATCACGGATCTTTTAGATCCAAATCAAAGAAACCTACAG ATAAGGGAAGATGTTAAATCTGGTGTTTATGTAGAAAACCTTACGGAGGAGCAAGTGTCAACCATGAAGGATGTAACTCGTCTTTTAATAAAG GGATTCACAAACAGAAGAGTAGGTGCAACCAGTATAAATTCTGAGAGTTCTCGCTCACATACTGTTTTTACTTGTGTTGTTGAATTTCGATGCAAG AGCTCAGTAGATGGTACAAGCAGATTTAAAACAAGTAGAATCAATCTTGTTGATCTAGCTGGATCAGAAAGACAAAAATTGACTGGTGCTGCAGGGGAGCGTTTGAAGGAAGCCGGCAATATCAATAGATCACTCTCACAGCTTGG GAATCTGATAAATATTCTTGCAGAAATTTCTCAGACAGGAAAGCAGCGCCATATACCATATAGAGACTCCAGGTTGACATTTTTATTGCAGGAGTCTCTTGGAGGAAATGCAAAATTAGCAATGATTTGTGCTATTTCTCCAGCACAAAG TTGTAGAAGTGAAACTTTCAGTACACTGAGATTTGCACAACGTGCCAAAGCTATCAAGAACAAGGCAGTTGTTAATGAAGTCATGCAGGAAGATGTCAACCAATTGCGAGAAGTGATACGACAATTAAGG GATGAGCTGCATCGAATCAAAGCAAATGGTTACAATCCATCAGACTCAAGTGGAGGTCATTCAGCAGCTTGGATTCGAAGAAGCTTGAATTTATTACAGTCTAGCCTCAGTCGGCCTCTACAATTATCTCGCGTTGATGAAGATGGTGATGAAGAGATGGAGATTGATGAGGAAGGTGTTCGTGACCATGATGCTGTTTCCTGCAGTGCCACTATGTTGGATAATTGCAATCTTGCACAAAATGACAAGGAGCAGGATATGG GTGAATCCGTAGGAGATTTTACTGGTTTTTCAGCCCCTAAAACGTCCAGTGATTCTCCTAGTGCTACAATGGATTGTGTCACCCCAGATAGTCTCAGCATAGTTCCTTGTGATTCATCCCCATTACTTAAATCCCCAACTCTCAGTATTTCTCCTAGGCTCAGCAGTGGAAGGAAAAGTCTGCGGATGTCATCAGTGGTCTCCCCTTCTGAGAATGACCTTGATGTTGAAAGTGAGATGGGAATTAAAACTGGGAATCAGAAAAGCTCATCCGCTGCCTTTTCAACTCAGACAGATCCAAATTTCCTTTCTAAAACAGAAAACTTAGCAGCAAGCATACGGCATGGTCTTGAAATTCTTGATGGCCATCGTCGTAGTGCTGCTTTGAGGCATTCATCATATAGGTTTTCATTACTACCAAGAGAATCCAGATTAGTTGTTCCAGCTAACAGAGTTGATGTTGGAGTGCAGACTTTTCTTGATGATACTGTCAAAGAAGATTCTTCTGTATTCACATGTAGTAATTGTAAAAACAGAATGCAAGTTGATGCTGATGAAGCTGACAATAACTCAAACCTACAGTTGGTACCCGTTGATTGTCCTAACTCAAGCCTAGAGTTGGTACCTGTTGATAACCTTGGGTCCGCTGATAAGTCGAAGAAGCATGTTCTGAAA GCAGTAGAAAAGGTTTTGGCAGGATCTATAAGGAGAGAAATGGCACTTGAAGAATTCTGTGCAAAGCAGAACTATGAGCTAATGCAGCTTAACCGCCTG GTGCAACAGTACAAACATGAGAGGGAGTGCAATGCCATAGTAGCACAAACAAGGGAAGATAAAATTCTTCGCCTTGAGAGCCTCATGGATGGTGTTTTACCCTCCGAGGACTTCATGGATGAAGAACATCTGGCCCTTGTCCATGAACACAAG CTTTTAAAGGAGAAGTTCAAGAATCATCCCGAAGTTTTGAAGATGCAGATAGAGTTAAAAAGGGTAAGAGATGAACTAGAACAGTATCAGAGTTTCTACAAATTGGGTGAGAGGGAAGTGTTGATGGAAGAAATACAAAGTTTAAGAAGCCAGCTTCAGTTTTACGTTGATTCTTCATCTCAATCTGGAAGGAAGCAATATCCCCTGTTGCAGTTAACTAGTTCCTCCCAACCTAGATTGTCAGCAACACTCACAGCCATCCCAGAGTCAACAGATGAGAAAGCTGAAACAGATGAAATTCCAGAGTCAACAGGGGAGGAGAGGGCTGAGGCCAATGAAATTCCAGCATCATCAGAGGAGAGCTCTGAAGCGATACTTGAAAGAGAAAGAATTAAATGGACTGAGGCAGAAAGCAGATGGATTTGTCTTTCTGAGGAATTGAGAGCTGAGCTTGAATCTAACAGATTGCTAGCTGAAAAGAGGAAGCAGGAATTGGATGCCGAGAGGAAGTGTAGTGAGGAACTTCAGGAAGCAATGCATATGGCTATAGAAGGCCATGCAAGGCTTCTCGAACAGTATGCAGATTTGGAAGAGAAACATATCCAATTGCTTGCGAGGCATAGAAACATGCAGCAAGGAATTGAGGATGTCAAGAAAGCAGCCTCCAGGGCAGGAGTAAGAGGTGCAGAGTCTAAGTTCATAAATGCCCTTGCTGCGGAAATTTCAGCATTAAAagcagaaagagaaaaagaaaggcgAATCCTAAGGGATGAAAACAGAGGCCTTCAATCCCAATTGAAGGATACTGCTGAAGCAATGCAAGCTGCAGGTGAATTGCTTTTGCGGCTTAAAGAAGCAGAAGAAGCTGTCACTACTGCACAG AAACGTACAATGGATGCAGAACTGGAAGCTACAAAGGCCTATAAACAAATGGAGAAGCTTAAGAAGAAACACGAAAAGGAAATCAGTGAACTCAATATTCAGCTCAAAGAAACACGTGCGAAAGAATTGATGCGACCAGCCTATGATGATGACATTGTAATGCCCATATATGATGAGCCACATAGTAGTAGTGTTCATGATCTTGAGCACTTTGATAATACAGAGGATGGGGAGTTTGAAAAACTAGCAGAACCATCATGGTTTTCTGGCTATGATAGATGCAACATATAG